From the genome of Silurus meridionalis isolate SWU-2019-XX chromosome 12, ASM1480568v1, whole genome shotgun sequence, one region includes:
- the mkks gene encoding McKusick-Kaufman/Bardet-Biedl syndromes putative chaperonin, with amino-acid sequence MSRVCRKNPSVCTDDPLSKDDLCSKLAVMRHTLQSSYGPCGRLKQIHNNVGGHVQTTSTSAVLLKAVSFSEPLLQLISAAILDHTTRFSDCGLFTGIFCLGLIENAKRLGLGLAVACRVYKYLLEQCNSYLNADDCGCKVQVDFSSIQSFITLSHTVVASKPACMLNPDESQHITSLTVQAFLQSVPSASSNVFGRTLVVTIEGQPVSSSAVFRGILLEVPILQSVDLKNRNPGPYKIVLFGTSLSGDLSEFGEAVFEIQAGVNPEAVIVEQLLKLGERVVQDGVEVFACQKVIHPVLQQYLKERGLVVIERLGLALTEPVSQMTGALIMASICSPVPAKAYGQIGGLHLHRIGSKELLQLLPSGEAAVSTMVLCHRNETMLEELKVTCQRAEHVLRLTLKEPYALIGGGCTETVLSAYLKYMSETKPSEAASALKCSRAEFLLATEAFCCSLQSVALFLNHDDQHFLMDLTHAHCWVTEEDACSQTTTLHSCRCGLVRKRADLEKIFLNIPLKTAHHSFLPAPITSDVEPGLLDSFTAKLNALNVAVETANLVLNTRYIIRDVN; translated from the exons ATGTCTCGTGTTTGTAGGAAGAACCCGTCTGTGTGCACGGATGATCCTCTCAGTAAAGATGATCTGTGCTCCAAACTGGCAGTAATGCGGCACACACTGCAGTCTAGCTATGGCCCATGTGGCAGATTAAAACAAATCCATAACAATGTCGGGGGACACGTTCAGACCACATCCACCTCAGCAGTACTACTCAAAGCTGTGTCTTTCTCAGAGCCACTGCTGCAGCTGATCTCTGCAGCCATCTTGGATCACACCACGAGATTCAGCGACTGTGGTTTGTTTACAG GAATCTTTTGCCTTGGCCTCATTGAAAATGCCAAGAGGCTAGGACTCGGGTTGGCTGTGGCATGCAGAGTATATAAATACTTGTTAGAACAATGCAATAGTTATTTAAATGCGGACGATTGTGGCTGTAAAGTTCAGGTGGACTTCAGCAGTATTCAATCATTCATCACTTTATCTCATACTGTAGTCGCTAGCAAACCAGCCTGCATGCTCAACCCTGATGAATCACAACATATCACCTCTCTGACCGTGCAGGCCTTCCTTCAGTCTGTTCCTTCTGCATCATCAAACGTCTTTGGAAGAACACTGGTTGTGACAATAGAAGGACAGCCAGTGAGCAGTTCTGCTGTTTTCCGTGGAATATTATTGGAAGTGCCCATTCTGCAGTCGGTGGATCTAAAGAACCGTAATCCAGGTCCCTATAAGATTGTGCTATTTGGCACATCTCTGTCAGGTGACCTCTCTGAATTTGGAGAAGCAGTTTTCGAGATCCAGGCAGGAGTAAATCCAGAGGCGGTCATCGTGGAGCAGTTGTTGAAGCTCGGTGAGCGAGTGGTTCAGGACGGTGTGGAAGTGTTTGCATGTCAGAAGGTGATTCACCCAGTGCTGCAGCAGTACTTGAAGGAACGTGGGCTGGTGGTCATCGAGCGCCTCGGACTTGCCCTAACGGAGCCAGTTTCCCAAATGACAG GTGCTCTGATTATGGCATCTATCTGCTCTCCAGTCCCAGCCAAAGCATATGGACAGATCGGGGGACTCCATCTGCACCGCATTGGATCGAAAGAGCTTCTCCAGCTCCTTCCATCTGGAGAGGCAGCCGTTAGCACGATGGTGCTCTGTCACAGGAACGAAACGATGTTAGAGGAGCTTAAG GTGACGTGTCAGAGAGCAGAGCATGTGCTGCGATTGACTCTAAAGGAGCCTTATGCACTAATCGGGGGAGGCTGCACAGAGACCGTGCTGTCTGCTTACTTAAAATACATG AGTGAGACGAAGCCCAGCGAAGCAGCCTCGGCTCTAAAATGCTCACGTGCCGAGTTCCTGCTCGCTACGGAGGCGTTCTGCTGCTCTCTGCAGTCTGTGgctctttttttaaaccacgATGACCAGCACTTCCTCATGGACTTGACTCATGCTCATTGCTGGGTTACAGAAGAGGATGCATGCTCACAAACCACAACTTTACACTCTTGCAGATGTGGTCTGGTAAGGAAAAGGGCAGATCTGGAGAAGATCTTTCTTAATATTCCTCTAAAGACTGCACATCACTCCTTCCTGCCAGCACCTATCACATCGGATGTAGAACCAGGACTGTTGGACTCGTTCACTGCAAAGCTCAATGCCTTGAATGTTGCTGTAGAAACGGCGAATCTTGTGCTCAATACAAGATATATTATAAGAGATGTGAATtaa